The Candidatus Nealsonbacteria bacterium CG07_land_8_20_14_0_80_39_13 genome has a window encoding:
- a CDS encoding 2-isopropylmalate synthase (catalyzes condensation of pyruvate and acetyl-CoA to form (R)-citramalate; functions in isoleucine synthesis; belongs to the alpha-IPM synthetase/homocitrate synthase family; it is difficult distinguishing these proteins from enzymes in that family), translating to GVDVIEAGFPISSDGDFRAVKGIAKEVDAKICGLARCVQKDIDACINADVDLIHIFIGTSKIHRDYKLKMSKEDVLNKAEESIQYCLDHGFKVHFSPEDACRTELDYLIEVCKLAESKGVEYINIPDTVGIMTPPAMRYLISNLKRNLKTKLAVHCHNDFGMAVSNTLAGIEAGAMVPHVTINGLGERAGNADLGQVVTALELLYGIKTNIITEKICQTSKLVERLTGIRVMPNFPIVGDNAFSHQSGVHVHGMIINPKTYEAINPEFVGAIRRFVIGKLVGAHGVEEKLKELGISATEKQLQEITGKIKELGDMGKKVVEEDLIAIAEDITGRVSDNEKILRVVRINGSIDSNKKAFVRVILEYRGGKVKSESNGIGPVDAAFKAIKEAIGENKIVLEMYRLDATTGGTDALSEVTIRISKDEKTVTARGVHEDIVMASVSAFVNGLNCLLLE from the coding sequence GGCGTTGACGTAATTGAAGCTGGGTTCCCGATATCATCGGACGGTGATTTTCGGGCCGTGAAGGGAATAGCAAAAGAAGTTGACGCTAAAATCTGTGGGCTTGCCAGATGTGTTCAAAAGGATATTGATGCGTGTATTAACGCCGATGTTGATTTAATACATATTTTTATCGGCACAAGCAAAATACACAGGGATTATAAACTAAAGATGAGCAAGGAAGATGTTCTGAATAAAGCCGAAGAGTCAATCCAGTACTGCCTTGACCACGGGTTTAAGGTTCATTTCAGTCCTGAAGACGCATGCAGGACAGAGCTTGATTACCTTATTGAAGTATGCAAACTTGCAGAAAGCAAAGGTGTTGAATATATCAATATTCCTGATACTGTTGGGATTATGACGCCACCGGCGATGCGTTATCTGATTTCTAATTTGAAAAGAAATTTAAAAACAAAGCTTGCTGTCCACTGCCATAATGATTTCGGGATGGCTGTCTCAAATACTCTTGCGGGAATTGAGGCCGGCGCAATGGTTCCTCATGTGACGATTAATGGACTTGGAGAAAGAGCAGGAAATGCAGATCTTGGACAGGTTGTTACAGCCTTAGAGTTGCTTTACGGAATTAAGACGAATATAATAACTGAAAAAATTTGTCAGACTTCAAAGCTTGTAGAGCGTCTCACCGGAATTCGGGTAATGCCTAATTTTCCGATTGTTGGCGATAATGCTTTCTCTCACCAGTCCGGCGTGCATGTGCATGGGATGATTATTAATCCTAAAACTTATGAAGCTATAAATCCCGAGTTTGTAGGCGCGATAAGAAGATTTGTGATAGGCAAACTCGTTGGAGCGCACGGCGTTGAAGAGAAACTGAAGGAGCTTGGAATATCCGCAACGGAAAAACAATTGCAGGAAATAACAGGGAAGATTAAAGAACTTGGCGACATGGGTAAAAAAGTAGTTGAAGAAGATTTGATTGCGATAGCGGAAGACATAACAGGCAGAGTTTCGGATAATGAAAAAATCTTGAGAGTAGTCCGAATCAATGGAAGTATTGACTCAAACAAAAAAGCGTTTGTGCGGGTCATCCTTGAATACCGTGGCGGGAAGGTTAAGTCCGAAAGTAATGGTATTGGTCCTGTTGATGCGGCATTCAAGGCGATAAAAGAAGCCATCGGCGAGAATAAAATTGTTCTTGAGATGTACCGTCTTGATGCAACAACCGGCGGGACAGACGCTCTTTCGGAAGTTACCATCAGAATTAGTAAAGACGAGAAAACGGTTACGGCTAGAGGAGTACACGAAGACATTGTTATGGCAAGCGTTAGCGCGTTTGTTAACGGTTTAAATTGTCTACTATTGGAGTAG
- a CDS encoding hydrolase TatD, giving the protein MLIDSHSHVNFKDFDEDRDEVIRRVLDSGTRMINVGTDYESSKKAIEIAKRYDEGVYASVGVHPSEVNLESVKRKAQNAKQQLKAQNLDFNKFKEFAKSKKVRAVGEIGLDYKYLSKNKEEAEKEVAQQKELFSEQIKLAQELNLPMIIHCRDAFADLVEVLEKEKRARAGFDCLGVVHCFTGDLKQAEKFIEMGFYIGFTGIIFRESEKEKLEEVIRNIPLDKILVETDCPFLTPPMAGEKRNEPSFVKYVAQRIAEIKGVSFAQIAETTTENAKTLFNF; this is encoded by the coding sequence ATGTTGATTGATAGTCATTCACATGTAAATTTTAAAGATTTTGATGAAGACAGGGACGAAGTGATTCGTCGGGTCTTAGATTCCGGAACGCGAATGATAAATGTCGGCACGGATTATGAAAGTTCAAAAAAAGCGATTGAGATAGCGAAAAGATATGACGAAGGAGTGTATGCGAGCGTCGGAGTCCACCCGAGCGAAGTAAATCTAGAAAGCGTAAAGCGTAAAGCGCAAAATGCAAAACAACAATTAAAAGCTCAAAATTTAGACTTTAATAAATTTAAAGAATTTGCGAAGAGCAAAAAGGTGAGGGCGGTTGGGGAGATTGGGTTGGATTATAAGTACTTATCAAAAAATAAGGAGGAAGCTGAAAAAGAAGTAGCTCAGCAGAAAGAATTGTTTTCGGAACAGATAAAGTTGGCGCAGGAATTGAATTTGCCGATGATAATCCACTGCCGAGACGCTTTTGCTGACTTGGTAGAGGTATTGGAAAAAGAAAAGCGGGCGAGGGCGGGCTTCGACTGTTTAGGCGTCGTGCATTGCTTTACCGGCGATCTTAAACAGGCGGAGAAGTTTATTGAAATGGGTTTTTATATCGGTTTTACCGGGATAATTTTTAGAGAAAGTGAAAAAGAAAAACTGGAGGAAGTTATCAGAAACATTCCTCTGGATAAAATTTTGGTTGAAACCGATTGTCCGTTTTTAACGCCGCCGATGGCGGGAGAAAAAAGAAACGAGCCGAGCTTTGTAAAATATGTCGCTCAAAGAATAGCTGAAATCAAGGGAGTCAGTTTTGCACAGATAGCTGAAACTACAACTGAGAACGCCAAAACCCTCTTTAACTTTTAA
- a CDS encoding leucine--tRNA ligase: MKDYNPKEIEQKWRDFWQDKEIFKTKDGSGKPKFYVLDMFPYPSGEGLHVGHPKGYIATDVVARMKKMQGFEVLHPMGWDAFGLPAENYAIKNKIHPAEAVEKNIKRFRGQMDKVGFTYDWSREIKTTDPEYYKWTQWTFLQMFKKGLVFQSFEPINWCPSCKTGLANEDLEQGKCERCGSEIERKPLRQWVIKITDYAERLLDDLKLLDWENSIIEMQKNWIGRSEGVEIKFHVSSCKFQIEVFTTRLDTIFGCTYVVIAPEHSLIQELKSEIENWPEVENYIAESKKKSDMERTELAKEKTGVELKGIKAINPFNNGEVSVFISDYVVAGYGTGAVMAVPAHDMRDYDFAIKHSLLIKRVIIEEKDGENQKSKIKNQNNNVKLKINAREDVYEEEGTLTESGEFSGLGTAEAREKMADWLEEKGFGKRKVNYKLRDWVFSRQRYWGEPIPLVHCEKCGVVAVPEKDLPLELPKVKNYEPTGTGESPLAGIEEWVNTTCPQCGGKAKRETNTMPQWAGSCWYYLAYIMRGISNFQFPIFKCKKEFDNWLPVDLYVGGAEHATRHLIYARFWHKFLQDIGVVSTAEPFHKLFHVGLIMAEDGRKMSKRWGNVINPDDVIEEYGADSLRLYEMFMGPFSEGIAWNTKGLVGTRRFLEKVWKIGQETRDKEQETNNAHIEKLMHKTIKKVTEDIENFKFNTAVSQLMILVNELEKSPLILNTYYLILLKLLAPFAPHIAEELWSVLGNKESISQEEWPKYDPELIKDEMVSLIIQINGKVRDKVEVGAGKTEEEIKEIVLTQEKTQRWLEGKEIRKIIFIPNKLINIVV; encoded by the coding sequence ATGAAAGATTATAATCCTAAAGAAATAGAGCAAAAATGGAGGGATTTTTGGCAAGATAAGGAGATTTTTAAGACAAAAGATGGCTCGGGAAAGCCGAAGTTTTATGTTTTAGACATGTTTCCTTATCCTTCAGGAGAAGGCCTTCATGTCGGCCATCCTAAGGGATATATCGCCACTGACGTTGTCGCCAGAATGAAGAAAATGCAGGGATTTGAAGTTCTTCATCCGATGGGTTGGGATGCTTTTGGTTTGCCGGCGGAAAATTACGCCATCAAAAACAAAATTCATCCGGCTGAAGCAGTTGAAAAGAATATTAAAAGATTCAGAGGTCAGATGGATAAAGTCGGTTTTACTTATGATTGGTCAAGGGAAATTAAGACCACTGACCCGGAATATTACAAATGGACGCAATGGACGTTTCTTCAAATGTTTAAAAAGGGATTAGTTTTTCAGTCCTTTGAGCCGATAAATTGGTGTCCGAGTTGTAAAACCGGATTAGCCAACGAGGACTTGGAACAGGGAAAATGTGAGAGATGCGGAAGCGAGATTGAAAGAAAGCCCTTGCGCCAGTGGGTTATAAAAATCACTGATTATGCCGAGCGCTTGCTCGATGATTTGAAATTGCTTGATTGGGAAAATTCAATAATAGAAATGCAGAAAAACTGGATTGGTCGCAGCGAAGGCGTAGAAATCAAGTTCCATGTCTCAAGTTGTAAGTTCCAAATCGAAGTTTTTACCACTCGCTTGGATACTATTTTTGGATGCACCTATGTTGTTATAGCTCCGGAACATTCCTTAATTCAAGAATTGAAATCAGAAATTGAAAATTGGCCGGAAGTTGAAAATTATATTGCAGAAAGCAAAAAGAAATCAGACATGGAAAGAACAGAATTGGCTAAAGAAAAAACAGGAGTTGAATTGAAAGGGATAAAAGCCATCAATCCCTTTAATAATGGAGAGGTTTCTGTCTTTATTTCTGATTATGTTGTCGCCGGTTATGGCACAGGAGCAGTAATGGCAGTGCCGGCCCATGACATGCGCGATTATGATTTCGCTATAAAACACAGTTTGTTGATTAAAAGGGTTATCATTGAAGAAAAGGATGGCGAAAATCAAAAATCAAAAATCAAAAATCAAAATAACAATGTAAAATTAAAAATTAATGCGAGGGAAGATGTTTACGAGGAGGAAGGGACACTTACTGAATCAGGGGAATTTTCTGGTTTGGGAACAGCTGAGGCGAGGGAGAAGATGGCTGATTGGCTGGAAGAAAAAGGTTTTGGCAAGAGAAAGGTAAATTACAAATTGCGAGATTGGGTTTTCTCAAGACAGAGATATTGGGGAGAGCCGATTCCTTTGGTTCATTGCGAAAAATGCGGAGTAGTGGCTGTCCCGGAAAAGGATTTGCCTTTAGAGTTGCCGAAAGTTAAAAATTATGAACCGACCGGGACAGGGGAATCTCCTTTGGCCGGGATTGAAGAATGGGTAAATACCACTTGTCCTCAATGTGGAGGAAAAGCGAAAAGAGAAACGAATACCATGCCTCAATGGGCAGGAAGTTGCTGGTATTACCTCGCATACATAATGCGAGGAATTTCCAATTTTCAATTTCCAATTTTCAAATGTAAAAAAGAATTTGACAATTGGTTGCCGGTTGATCTCTATGTCGGCGGAGCCGAGCATGCCACCCGCCACCTTATTTACGCCCGTTTTTGGCATAAATTTTTACAGGATATAGGCGTTGTCTCTACAGCTGAACCATTTCATAAGTTATTTCACGTCGGCTTAATTATGGCTGAAGACGGAAGAAAAATGAGCAAGCGCTGGGGTAATGTCATTAATCCCGATGATGTTATTGAAGAATATGGCGCTGACAGTTTGCGCCTTTATGAGATGTTTATGGGGCCGTTCAGCGAGGGCATTGCTTGGAATACAAAAGGATTAGTGGGGACAAGAAGATTTTTGGAGAAAGTATGGAAAATAGGACAAGAAACAAGGGACAAAGAACAAGAAACAAACAATGCTCACATTGAAAAACTGATGCACAAGACAATTAAGAAGGTGACGGAGGATATTGAGAATTTTAAATTTAACACTGCAGTCTCTCAATTAATGATTTTAGTCAACGAATTAGAAAAGAGTCCCTTAATACTTAATACTTACTACTTAATACTATTAAAATTATTGGCGCCATTTGCTCCGCATATTGCAGAAGAGTTATGGTCTGTTCTTGGGAACAAGGAGAGTATTTCTCAAGAAGAGTGGCCGAAATACGATCCGGAATTGATTAAGGATGAAATGGTAAGTTTAATAATTCAAATTAACGGAAAAGTTCGCGATAAGGTGGAGGTTGGGGCAGGGAAAACCGAAGAGGAAATAAAAGAAATTGTTTTGACTCAAGAAAAAACACAAAGATGGCTGGAAGGTAAGGAGATAAGAAAAATCATCTTCATCCCCAACAAATTAATTAACATTGTGGTTTAG
- a CDS encoding prephenate dehydratase, producing the protein MEKRIKKEGVVKIGYLGPEGTFSWKAAKMLAKKYGKNVALVPFPTFGNGLEILKGGEIDKLVFPVENSIDGGIKAVLDTLQEFPSKFKIENEMIVPIGQWLLGIKGAKIKDIKTIYSKQEALEQCQRFILENKIEAKFTSSTGKAAQIISHVNSKEQAAIGPKWLTEFYREIRIIGKRVDDNQSNATRFIIFGKNSSEPTRNDKTSIIFTIANKSGSLVKVLDIFAALDINMTKIESRPSKKKIGEYVFYIDISGHKKNKDVKIALRAIRMVTAKLLKVWSYPRHII; encoded by the coding sequence ATGGAAAAACGAATAAAAAAAGAAGGAGTCGTAAAAATCGGATATCTTGGACCGGAAGGAACTTTTTCCTGGAAAGCGGCGAAAATGTTAGCAAAAAAGTACGGGAAAAATGTAGCTCTTGTACCTTTCCCCACATTTGGGAATGGTTTAGAGATTTTGAAAGGAGGAGAAATTGATAAACTGGTGTTTCCTGTCGAAAATTCTATTGACGGGGGGATTAAGGCAGTGCTTGATACCCTGCAAGAGTTTCCCTCTAAATTTAAAATTGAAAATGAAATGATAGTCCCCATTGGGCAATGGTTATTGGGAATAAAAGGCGCTAAGATTAAAGACATAAAAACCATATATTCAAAACAGGAGGCTCTTGAGCAATGTCAACGGTTTATTCTTGAGAATAAAATTGAGGCAAAATTTACAAGTAGCACAGGGAAAGCCGCTCAAATAATTTCTCATGTAAATTCTAAGGAGCAAGCAGCAATCGGACCAAAATGGCTTACTGAATTTTATAGAGAAATAAGGATTATAGGGAAAAGAGTCGATGATAATCAAAGCAATGCCACCAGATTTATTATATTTGGAAAAAACTCCAGTGAGCCTACTAGAAATGACAAGACTTCAATTATTTTTACGATAGCCAATAAATCAGGGAGCTTAGTGAAGGTATTGGACATTTTTGCCGCCTTAGACATTAATATGACCAAAATAGAATCTCGACCGTCAAAAAAGAAAATAGGAGAGTATGTTTTTTATATTGATATTTCCGGACACAAGAAAAATAAAGATGTAAAAATAGCGTTGAGGGCGATAAGAATGGTGACGGCAAAGTTATTGAAGGTTTGGTCCTATCCGAGACATATAATTTAG